In Oryza brachyantha chromosome 1, ObraRS2, whole genome shotgun sequence, the following are encoded in one genomic region:
- the LOC102715168 gene encoding DNA-(apurinic or apyrimidinic site) endonuclease, chloroplastic-like, translating to MLAHAPVDMSADGDGSISHARKRRRVGVSAAPAAPEPPWEVLRLVGPFLDAESLASASCVSTACRDAFTAEYLWSKLCRSQYPAAPGLLPAPGDGRGPSPYRRLFALFRSAAARRRKLPPPRLALDDVTFAVDIFAASGENTLSFVVAARDALARSGRFQFEVDLTGRNAVVGPGEHWSIRLTAVRTGLGGVAPAPAPAAVEMMDAKVPAARARPVFGGVKGETWATEPLPAAGCGTAAMEAEVVFEVSGEDKLLEKVRFGAMAQCRCGCGLSSANFSSSKLALTRLNLMMAQTRATYSRRAASKKTEIKKDEELVLEKEDVAESKLDIEQIRNDPDQLQSMTVKDLREITRRMGIPIRGNKKDLVSTLMSSLGKEGTSAVEKVGMSEVPSKRKGGASVEVEQKIGSSEVISETPSKRSRTKTKSIKGTTHEQKSRINVKQSKTSVQKETLVVQGAVAKAGLGLGVDQEEPWTMLVHKKAQPSWIPYNPKVMRPPPLSKDTKTLKILSWNVNGLKALVKSRGFSIHQLAQREDFDILCLQETKMQEKDVEVIKEGLLEGYTHSFWTCSVSKLGYSGTAIISRVKPLSIKYGLGVPDHDTEGRVVTVEFDDFYLLTAYVPNSGDGLKRLTYRVTEWDPSLGSYMKDLEKSKPVILTGDLNCAHQEIDIHDPAGNRKSAGFTNEERESFGTNFLSKGFIDTFRNQHPDVVAYSYWGYRHNARKSNKGWRLDYFLVSESIAERVHDSYILPDISASDHSPLGLILKL from the exons ATGCTGGCTCACGCGCCGGTGGACATGAGCGCTGACGGTGACGGATCGATCTCGCATGCTCGGAAGAGGCGTCGTGTTGGCGTaagcgcggcgccggcggcgccggaacCTCCGTGGGAGGTGCTCCGGCTGGTCGGCCCCTTCCTCGACGCCGAGTCGCTCGCGTCGGCCTCCTGCGTCTCCACAGCCTGCCGCGACGCCTTCACCGCCGAGTACCTCTGGTCCAAGCTCTGCCGCTCCCAGTACCCGGCCGctcccggcctcctccccgcgccgggCGATGGCCGGGGCCCGTCCCCGTACCGCCGCCTGTTCGCGCTgttccgctccgccgccgcccgccgccgcaagCTCCCGCCCCCGCGCCTCGCTCTCGACGACGTCACCTTCGCCGTCGACATCTTCGCGGCCAGCGGCGAGAACACCCTCTcgttcgtcgtcgccgcccgcgacGCCCTCGCCAGGAGCGGCCGTTTCCAGTTCGAGGTCGACCTGACCGGCCGGAACGCGGTGGTCGGGCCGGGGGAGCACTGGAGCATCCGGCTGACGGCCGTGCGGACGGGGCTCGGTGGGGttgcgcccgcgcccgcgcccgcggcgGTCGAGATGATGGACGCGAAGGTGCCGGCAGCAAGGGCGCGCCCGGTCTTCGGCGGCGTGAAGGGGGAGACCTGGGCCACGGAGCCCCTCCCCGCGGCGGGCTGCGGCACCGCGGCgatggaggcggaggtggtgttCGAGGTGTCCGGCGAGGACAAGCTGCTGGAGAAGGTGAGGTTCGGTGCGATGGCGCAGTGTAG GTGTGGCTGTGGGCTTTCAAGTGCAAATTTCAGTTCCAGCAAACTAGCCTTGACAAGACTAAATCTGATGATGGCGCAAACTCGGGCCACCTATTCACGCCGAGCTGCCTCTAAGAAGACTGAGATCAAGAAAGATGAAGAACTTGTCCTGGAAAAG GAGGATGTTGCTGAAAGCAAATTGGACATTGAGCAAATTAGGAATGACCCCGATCAACTCCAATCCATGACAGTGAAGGATCTCAGGGAAATCACGAG GAGGATGGGAATTCCTATAAGAGGCAACAAGAAAGATTTAGTATCAACCCTGATGAGTTCTCTGG GTAAAGAGGGAACTTCAGCAGTTGAGAAGGTTGGTATGTCTGAAGTAccttcaaaaagaaaaggtggtGCTTCAGTAGAAGTTGAACAAAAAATAGGAAGTTCTGAGGTTATTTCTGAAACTCCTAGCAAGAGAAGTAGAACAAAGACAAAGTCAATTAAAGGAACCACTCATGAGCAGAAATCTAGGATTAACGTCAAGCAAAGCAAGACATCAGTCCAGAAGGAAACACTGGTTG TCCAAGGTGCCGTTGCTAAGGCAGGCTTGGGTCTTGGTGTAGACCAGGAGGAACCTTGGACTATGCTTGTACACAAAAAAGCACAACCTTCATGGATTCCTTATAATCCTAAGGTCATGAGGCCTCCACCTCTTAGCAAGGATACAAAGACACTAAAGATTCTCTCATGGAATGTCAATGGGTTGAAAGCTTTAGTAAAATCAAGGGGCTTCTCTATTCATCAGTTAGCTCAGAGGGAGGATTTTGATATATTATGCCTACAAGAGACAAAAATGCAG GAGAAGGATGTTGAAGTCATTAAGGAAGGCCTGCTTGAAGGCTATACCCATAGTTTCTGGACATGCAGTGTATCAAAGCTTGGCTATTCAGGAACTGCAATAATTTCAAGG GTGAAACCGCTCTCAATCAAATATGGGCTTGGTGTACCAGACCATGATACTGAAGGGAGGGTTGTCACAGTGGAGTTTGATGATTTTTACCTCCTAACTGCTTATGTACCAAATTCTGGTGACGGTCTAAAAAGACTG ACTTACAGGGTCACAGAGTGGGATCCAAGCCTTGGTAGCTACATGAAA GACTTGGAAAAATCAAAGCCTGTTATACTAACTGGTGATCTTAACTGTGCCCATCAGGAGATTGATATACATGATCCTGCT GGAAATCGTAAAAGTGCAGGCTTCACAAATGAAGAGAGGGAATCATTTGGGACTAACTTTTTGTCCAAAGGGTTTATTGATACGTTTCGGAATCAGCATCCTGATGTTGTTGCATACAGTTACTGGGGCTATAGACATAATGCACGGAAGAGTAACAAAG GTTGGCGCCTGGATTACTTTCTTGTATCAGAGTCTATTGCAGAAAGAGTCCATGATTCATATATTCTTCCAGACATATCTGCCAGTGATCACAGCCCACTAGGCCTTATATTGAAGCTCTAG